The following proteins are co-located in the Solenopsis invicta isolate M01_SB chromosome 7, UNIL_Sinv_3.0, whole genome shotgun sequence genome:
- the LOC120358283 gene encoding uncharacterized protein LOC120358283 — MLLVKQCFEWFKKFKSGDFDVRNKERGKPPKKFADNKLQALLDKDNTQTQQKLADQLNVMQKAVFVRLKAMGKIQKEVDLGAGRCIGQISTKATLLRAFEKVTLKDKVSVSNTGDSAERRQWNDGDQYRRPDEKTKSEKKEAASNETERRCFNCDQREYTAADCPTKAQGAKCFQCGERGHIAAKCTKKQNVVQSVEVTTTKENNMINQIISRIWGIVPITLIVVLALLCLLLIIHVVRSRFRGRLSSEASYALYPQQYYKSVPVYDMLMHRNKKIILLQKTVDPQRERDKQCAKANFQFAKTLLYTIADEISQNLRNNCDSATSMSKLLNGSL; from the exons ATGCTCTTGGTAAAACAGTGTTTCGAGtggttcaaaaaattcaaaagtggtgattttgacGTGAGAAACAAAGAGCGTGGGAAACCACCGAAAAAGTTTGCAGACAACAAATTGCAAGCTTTATTGGATAAAGATAATACTCAAACTCAACAAAAACTCGCGGATCAATTGAATGTGATGCAGAAAGCCGTCTTCGTTCGTTTGAAAGCTATGGGAAAAATTCAGAAA GAGGTCGACCTTGGTGCCGGACGGTGTATTGGGCAAATTTCGACGAAGGCAACGTTGCTGAGAGCGTTCGAGAAGGTGACTCTAAAGGACAAGGTCTCAGTCAGCAATACCGGTGACAGTGCGGAGCGGCGACAATGGAACGACGGAGATCAATATCGGCGGCCGGACGAGAAAACCAAGAGTGAAAAGAAGGAGGCGGCGAGTAACGAAACGGAGAGACGGTGCTTTAACTGCGATCAGCGAGAATACACGGCTGCAGATTGTCCTACGAAAGCGCAGGGTGCGAAATGTTTTCAGTGTGGTGAGCGAGGACACATTGCCGCGAAATGCACTAAGAAACAAAATGTTGTGCAAAGCGTCGAGGTAACC ACGACCAAGGAAAACAACATGATTAATCAGATCATTAGCCGAATCTGGGGCATAGTGCCGATTACGTTAATCGTCGTACTCGCGCTGCTGTGTCTACTACTAATAATCCATGTCGTGCGCAGCCGTTTCCGCGGCCGTCTATCTTCGGAAGCATCATATGCGCTGTATCCGCAGCAATATTACAAGAGTGTGCCCGTGTACGATATGCTGATGCATCGGAACAAGAAGATCATACTTTTGCAAAAGACTGTTGATCCCCAAAGAGAGCGCGACAAGCAATGTGCGaaagcaaattttcaatttgccaAAACTCTTTTATACACAATCGCCGATGAGATTTCGCAAAACTTGCGTAACAATTGCGATTCAGCAACGTCGATGTCTAAACTCTTAAATGGATCCTTataa